One region of Sulfurisphaera ohwakuensis genomic DNA includes:
- a CDS encoding zinc-dependent dehydrogenase, which produces MKAVLLENGKVVIKEIPKPIIKDKGDVIVKMKACGLCGTDVEKICGQYTASQPILGHEPAGIIDESSVDFLKSGQRVFAHHHVPCYECYYCTHGSPTMCPYYRKTNLDPGGFAEYFRVPAWNVIRGGILILPDSVSFDEGAFIEPLATVVRAQRRVKINKGDSVLVVGAGPMGLLHVMMAKANGASTVITSDVSDFRIEYATKVGADYSLNARKTDIPSEVKKLTDGRGADVAIIASGSPSAILSGLLSVRKGGYVLLFGVPYKGTVLNYDISELLNNEISIISSNAAVEEDTKEALKLIYERKVDVKKLITHRFPLDEFNEAVRVAKQGEAIKVIIYD; this is translated from the coding sequence GTGAAAGCTGTACTTTTAGAGAACGGAAAGGTTGTAATTAAGGAGATACCTAAGCCTATAATTAAGGATAAAGGTGATGTTATAGTTAAGATGAAAGCTTGCGGATTATGTGGTACAGATGTAGAAAAAATTTGTGGACAATACACAGCATCTCAGCCAATACTAGGGCATGAGCCAGCTGGAATAATAGACGAATCTAGTGTAGATTTCTTAAAATCAGGACAAAGAGTATTTGCTCACCACCATGTTCCTTGCTATGAGTGTTACTATTGTACTCACGGTAGTCCTACAATGTGTCCTTATTATAGGAAAACAAATCTTGACCCTGGCGGATTTGCTGAGTACTTTAGGGTACCGGCCTGGAATGTAATAAGGGGAGGAATTTTAATTTTACCAGACTCTGTATCTTTTGATGAAGGAGCTTTTATAGAACCATTAGCTACTGTTGTGAGAGCGCAGAGAAGGGTAAAAATAAATAAGGGAGATAGTGTCTTAGTGGTTGGAGCTGGACCTATGGGTTTATTACACGTAATGATGGCTAAGGCTAATGGTGCCAGTACTGTTATAACATCTGACGTATCAGATTTTAGAATTGAATATGCTACCAAAGTAGGAGCAGACTACTCGTTAAATGCTAGAAAGACTGATATACCAAGTGAAGTTAAGAAATTAACAGATGGTAGAGGAGCTGATGTAGCGATAATAGCCTCGGGGTCTCCTTCAGCTATATTATCTGGACTACTTTCAGTGAGAAAAGGGGGATACGTATTACTATTTGGTGTTCCGTATAAAGGAACAGTCTTGAATTACGATATTAGTGAGCTTTTAAATAATGAAATTTCAATAATATCAAGTAATGCTGCAGTGGAAGAAGATACAAAAGAAGCACTGAAATTAATTTATGAAAGAAAAGTTGATGTTAAAAAACTGATAACCCATAGGTTTCCATTAGATGAATTTAATGAGGCCGTAAGGGTAGCTAAGCAAGGAGAGGCCATAAAGGTAATAATATATGATTGA
- a CDS encoding M48 family metalloprotease — translation MNLIIFAILPLIFIGDRLQLRRLKSLFTIQGIRIFLDNNESVNAYIIGKNLVITKGFLKLDKSEQRAILAHEMSHIVLNHYLKMKIFVAVGLLFSLFLFQFNIVLSLISLILIFLLQKFISKRQEIQADRLAYSIVGDELKLVIKKYGDVESSIFSSHPTINTRLKMLSF, via the coding sequence GTGAATTTAATTATTTTCGCCATACTCCCTCTCATATTTATAGGAGATCGTTTACAGCTAAGGAGATTAAAATCTTTATTTACTATACAAGGAATAAGAATATTTCTTGATAATAATGAGAGTGTAAACGCATATATAATAGGTAAAAATTTAGTAATAACTAAAGGCTTTCTAAAACTAGATAAATCCGAACAAAGAGCAATATTAGCCCACGAAATGTCACATATTGTACTTAACCATTACCTAAAGATGAAAATATTCGTAGCTGTAGGGTTATTATTCTCATTATTTCTGTTTCAGTTTAATATTGTTCTTTCACTGATTTCCTTGATTTTGATCTTTTTATTGCAAAAATTTATAAGTAAAAGGCAAGAGATCCAAGCTGATAGGCTTGCATATTCTATAGTTGGAGATGAACTTAAACTAGTCATTAAAAAATATGGAGACGTAGAGTCTAGCATATTCTCTTCTCATCCAACTATAAACACGAGACTTAAGATGTTAAGTTTTTAA